One genomic region from Sphingobacterium sp. UGAL515B_05 encodes:
- a CDS encoding riboflavin synthase codes for MFTGIIETLGKIENIEQEKSNIHFYVSSAISNELKIDQSVSHNGVCLTVVGLNNDQHKVTAIDETLQKTNLAQLKVGDLINLERCTLAGGRFDGHIVQGHVDQTARCIQKKDENGSFIFTFQYDVSKQNITVEKGSITVNGISLTVVDSKDDQFSVAIIPYTLEHTNLQQVEVGSTVNLEFDIIGKYVTKIMALRA; via the coding sequence ATGTTTACTGGAATCATAGAAACCCTAGGAAAAATAGAAAATATCGAACAGGAAAAAAGCAATATCCATTTTTACGTCAGTTCTGCTATTTCCAATGAACTTAAAATAGACCAGAGTGTAAGTCATAATGGCGTTTGCCTTACTGTTGTTGGATTGAACAATGATCAGCATAAAGTGACGGCAATTGATGAAACCTTGCAGAAGACAAATCTCGCTCAATTAAAGGTGGGCGACCTGATCAATCTGGAACGTTGTACTTTGGCCGGCGGAAGATTTGATGGACATATCGTCCAAGGACATGTAGACCAGACTGCGCGTTGTATCCAAAAGAAAGATGAAAATGGTAGTTTTATTTTTACCTTTCAATATGATGTTTCCAAACAAAATATCACCGTAGAAAAAGGATCCATTACCGTAAATGGTATCAGCTTGACCGTAGTAGACTCTAAAGACGATCAGTTTTCAGTTGCTATCATTCCGTATACACTAGAGCATACCAACTTGCAACAAGTTGAAGTAGGTAGCACAGTCAACTTGGAGTTTGATATTATCGGAAAATATGTCACAAAGATAATGGCTTTACGCGCTTAA